The genome window ACTCGCGGACGGCATCGAGCCGGCGCGACAAGAAGGGAAGCTGTACCGAGTCAATCGAGAGAATAGAAGACATGTCCTGCTTCCAGCCGTGAAACAGGACAAATTCTAGTACCCGAAGGTACAACCGGACAAAGAGGTTGTAATTGCTTCTACATAGCCAGAAACCCTAAAGAAATTGGCTTATTTGCATATACCTCAAGCGCTGCGGCGCAATGCGTCGCGTGTCGCGGTGAAGGCGCGTTCCAGGTCATCGATCAAATCCAGGGGGCTTTCCAACCCGATATGCAGCCGCACGACGGACTGTTTGTTTGTGCCATCTTGCCAATGGCTGTGCTCGGCCAGCCGCGCGGGCGCGGCTTCCAGCGCCAGGCTTTCATAGCCGCCCCACGATGCGCCTATCGAGAAGTAGCGCAGCGCATCGATGAAGCGCGCGGCGGCGGCAGCGTCAGGATGCTGGAACGCAAAAGACACCAGGCCGCTTGCGCCGCTGAAGTCGCGCTGCCACAACGCATGGCCGGGATCTTGTTCCAGCGCCGGGTAAAAGACACGCGCCACATCGTCATGCCGCGACAAATACTGCGCCACGGCCAACGCATTTTCTTGATGACGCGCCAAGCGCACGTCCAGCGTGCGCAGCCCGCGCAGCGTGAGATAGGCATCATCCGCGCCGACCGACAAGCCTAGCGCGTCGTACGTGACGCCAATCTTCTTCGCCAATTCAGCGCTGTCCACGGTGACGACGCCCATCATCACGTCGGAGTGCCCCGCCAGATACTTGGTCGCGGCCTGGATCGAAATATGCGCGCCCAGCGCCAACGGCTGGTAATACAGGCCGCCGCTCCAGGTGTTGTCAGCCGCCACCAGCACGCCGTGGCGGCGCGCGACTGCAGCAAGCGCGGGCAGGTCCAGCACTTCGTACAGCAAGGAGCTGGGCGATTCC of Achromobacter seleniivolatilans contains these proteins:
- the metC gene encoding cystathionine beta-lyase, translating into MSLDLARVQTRLVHAGSPELKDGSGPVNVPVVRTSTVRFADTAAHAALNQQRAAGGRVATYGRHGLDTHQALEETVASLEGGYRTVLAPSGLSAIVLVLLATLAPGEHALVADSVYSPVRRVDQALLQRYGIEVEYFSATKDDLEPLIRPNTRLLYLESPSSLLYEVLDLPALAAVARRHGVLVAADNTWSGGLYYQPLALGAHISIQAATKYLAGHSDVMMGVVTVDSAELAKKIGVTYDALGLSVGADDAYLTLRGLRTLDVRLARHQENALAVAQYLSRHDDVARVFYPALEQDPGHALWQRDFSGASGLVSFAFQHPDAAAAARFIDALRYFSIGASWGGYESLALEAAPARLAEHSHWQDGTNKQSVVRLHIGLESPLDLIDDLERAFTATRDALRRSA